The proteins below are encoded in one region of Dama dama isolate Ldn47 chromosome 21, ASM3311817v1, whole genome shotgun sequence:
- the LOC133042891 gene encoding collagen alpha-2(I) chain-like, translating to MGGDCAVAHLSRPVLPVLSHTQRPGLPWGSDSTSPRTKACLQPGSLPSAGPQHFGQPLPQAYRMASRSLPDPALPSPPHPPQATNGIPRHQPQKALCCPGRPPEQCPPVSCPGEKAALGEGRVGIRGTDGGPRAGGLEDTPRSGARDLCSHPPALSSAAPPPSPTGQTHRAFRELSRGGEVPDILAATYAPASPLCDPLLGTERKPVLPEGDTASSPTQLLVMGDALPKPHARVSSWGSQQEGLIQAAQVLRLSSHLRDPSAVSQLRISTPKTSHHVGDGGHLALISPSIAASEALETACPGGLSGPAATQSLSRDQSVPAPPKIAALTGSTATATQAGGQRVPEDRPIRSKTWLESILPSRARIDTDLLRARTHVWQSACLPTQAANLPAGHARASVAHRYPNALLTPVYRARGHGECGEAADCARALTREPTASREAGAAGLREWGGRPGRGQDGRGGGSAPPSVAAATTAASRPPPWPELEASPGGGLAPRTRSGGGPGPGGPARGRECRGRLPAPCGSSGPAEAASCPAPRPRVRRRSAASGPGRPGRCGPSTLRAQSIGCPGERRGPGPEGPPEPPPRPHFTDAATEAGEGPEPAGEAGPPNLAASPPGPGSGAERRDAEGGESPFPPPRGSAAGTSALPRDRRRQTPRSSLRAAPAGGAARRLGAFPPASLSASRCPGSGTPRPAPRPPDPGATSLKAAPNKSERAGRKGAGLSAPGSRNARNVRLRGRGAGGGRSGLIGWRPPPLERP from the exons ATGGGCG GTGACTGCGCGGTAGCTCATCTGAGCCGGCCCGTGCTCCCTGTCCTCAGCCACACCCAGAGACCGGGCCTCCCCTGGGGGTCAGACTCCACAAGCCCACGGACCAAAG CCTGCCTGCAGCCAGGAAGCCTGCCGAGCGCTGGGCCCCAGCACTTTGGCCAGCCTCTGCCCCAAGCCTACCGCATGGCCTCTCGGAGCCT GCCCGACCCGGCCCTGccgtcccctccccacccaccccaggccaCCAATGGCATCCCCAGACACCAGCCACAAAAGGCGCTCTGTTGTCCCGGCCGGCCCCCTGAACAGTGCCCGCCTGTGTCCTGCCCTGGGGAGAAggctgccctgggggaggggcgggtggGCATCCGCGGGACGGACGGCGGTCCGCGGGCTGGCG GCCTTGAAGACACCCCGCGCTCCGGCGCTCGGGACCTGTGCTCACACCCACCAGCTCTGAGCAGCgctgccccacccccatcccccaccggGCAGACACACCGGGCCTTCAG GGAGCTCTCCCGAGGAGGGGAGGTTCCCGATATTCTGGCTGCAACCTACGCCCCTGCCTCTCCTCTCTGCGACCCCCTGCTTGGCACCGAGAGGAAGCCCGTGCTCCCCGAGGGAGACACAGCGTCCTCGCCCACTCAGCTGCTGGTCATGGGTGATGCCCTGCCCAAGCCCCACGCCAGGGTCTCTTCCTGGGGTTCCCAGCAAGAGGGGCTCATCCAAG CTGCTCAGGTCCTCCGCCTGTCCTCCCACCTCAGGGACCCCTCAGCCGTGTCTCAGCTGAGAATCAGCACCCCCAAAACCAGCCACCACGTGGGGGATGGGGGCCACCTGGCCCTCATCTCACCATCCATCGCAGCCTCTGAGGCCCTGGAAACCGCCTGCCCTGGAGGCCTCTCTGGTCCCGCAGCCACCCAGTCACTCAGCAGGGACCAGTCCGTACCCGCCCCCCCAA AAATCGCAGCTCTGACCGGTAGCACGGCCACAGCCACGCAGGCTGGGGGCCAGAGAGTTCCAGAGGACA GACCCATCAGAAGTAAAACGTGGTTAGAGTCAATCCTGCCATCCCGGGCGCGCATTGACACAGATCTGCTCCGCGCACGCACACACGTGTGGCAGTCTGCGTGCCTGCCCACACAAGCCGCCAACCTGCCGGCCGGACACGCACGTGCAAGCGTGGCACACAGGTACCCAAACGCGCTCCTCACGCCCGTGTACCGGGCACGCGGGCACGGCGAGTGCGGGGAGGCGGCTGACTGCGCTCGGGCCCTGACGAGGGAGCCTACGGCCAGCCGAGAGGCGGGGGCGGCCGGGCTGCGGGAATGGGGCGGGCGCCCGGGCCGCGGACAAGACGGAAGGGGCGG GGGCAGCGCGCCGCCCTCCGTCGCCGCCGCCACCACCGCAGCCTCGCGCCCGCCGCCCTGGCCGGAGCTGGAGGCGTCCCCGGGGGGCGGACTCGCCCCCAGGACCCGCTCCGGAGGCGGGCCCGGGCCAGGTGGGCCGGCCAGGGGGCGAGAATGCCGAGGGAGGTTGCCCGCGCCCTGCGGCTCGTCCGGACCCGCCGAGGCCGCCTCCTGCCCGGCCCCGAGGCCGCGCGTCCGCAGGCGCTCAGCTGCCTCCGGACCCGGCCGGCCGGGACGCTGCGGGCCCAGCACGCTGCGGGCCCAGAGCATCGGATGTCCGGGAGAGCGCCGAGGGCCTGGGCCGGAAGGGCCCCCAGAGCCTCCCCCTCGCCCCCATTTCACGGACGCGGCCACCGAGGCCGGAGAGGGGCCGGAGCCTGCGGGCGAGGCAGGGCCCCCCAACTTGGCTGCGTCCCCTCCCGGCCCTGGGTCTGGAGCAGAGCGACGTGATGCCGAGGGGGGCGAATCCCCTTTCCCGCCCCCGCGCGGGAGCGCGGCGGGGACAAGCGCCCTTCCCCGGGATCGGAGGCGGCAAACTCCGCGCTCGAGCCTCCGCGCCGCGCCCGCCGGCGGAGCCGCGCGCCGCCTTGGCGCATTCCCGCCGGCCTCGCTCTCGGCCTCCCGCTGCCCGGGTTCCGGAACTCCCAGgccggccccccgccccccagatcCAGGCGCAACAAGTCTGAAAGCAGCGCCGAACAAGAGCGAGCGAGCCGGGAGGAAGGGCGCGGGGCTGAGCGCTCCGGGATCCCGGAACGCGCGCAACGTCCGCCTCCGGGGACGCGGCGCCGGCGGCGGGCGGTCCGGGCTGATCGGCTGGCGGCCCCCACCCCTTGAGCGGCCCTGA